The Shinella zoogloeoides genome includes a region encoding these proteins:
- a CDS encoding NAD(P)/FAD-dependent oxidoreductase: MRDEPIDPCARIVVIGAGQAGFTACAKLRDLGHQGPITLIGEEAHPPYQRPPLSKGYLLGEITEDRLYFRPPSFYEERSIDLRLSSMASAIDRDRKVVALADGATVPYDRLILTTGARPRTLPAQIGGDLDGVFCVRNLADINAMAEHFRQDQRVLIVGGGYIGLEAAAVSAKLGLKVTVIEAAPRILQRVACPETAAYFRDLHDRKGVTLLEGAALETLQGEEGHVRSARLADGSVIPVDFVIAGVGVVPNVELAQAAGLSIDNGIAVDENCRTSDPQIYAAGDCASFPWRSGRIRLESVGNAIEQAEAVAWSLTGAPSRYDAKPWFWSDQYEVKLQIAGLSAGYDTVTTRPGAAGGVSYWYYRGEELLAVDAMNDPRVYMVAKRLIEAGRSPSAVIVGDPATDLKALLQ; this comes from the coding sequence ATGCGTGACGAGCCGATCGATCCTTGCGCCCGCATCGTGGTGATCGGGGCGGGGCAGGCGGGCTTTACCGCCTGCGCCAAGCTGCGCGACCTGGGGCATCAGGGGCCGATCACCCTGATCGGCGAGGAAGCGCATCCGCCTTACCAGCGGCCGCCCTTGTCGAAGGGCTACCTCCTTGGCGAGATCACCGAGGATCGCCTCTATTTCCGCCCGCCGAGCTTCTATGAGGAACGGTCCATCGACCTCCGGCTCTCGTCAATGGCCTCGGCCATCGACCGCGACCGGAAAGTCGTTGCGCTCGCCGATGGCGCCACCGTCCCCTACGACCGCCTCATCCTGACCACCGGTGCGCGCCCGAGGACCTTGCCGGCGCAGATCGGGGGCGATCTCGATGGCGTCTTCTGCGTCCGCAATCTCGCCGACATCAACGCCATGGCGGAGCATTTCCGTCAGGACCAGCGTGTGCTTATCGTCGGGGGCGGTTACATCGGTCTCGAAGCGGCGGCCGTCTCCGCCAAGCTGGGCTTGAAGGTGACGGTGATCGAAGCTGCACCGCGCATCCTCCAGCGCGTCGCGTGTCCGGAAACCGCAGCCTATTTTCGAGACCTGCACGACCGGAAAGGCGTCACGCTGCTGGAGGGCGCGGCGCTCGAGACGCTGCAGGGCGAGGAGGGGCATGTCCGCTCCGCACGGCTTGCCGACGGCTCGGTCATCCCGGTCGATTTCGTCATTGCCGGCGTGGGCGTGGTCCCGAATGTCGAACTGGCCCAAGCCGCTGGCCTTTCCATCGACAACGGCATTGCCGTGGACGAGAACTGCCGGACCTCCGACCCGCAGATCTACGCGGCCGGCGATTGCGCTTCGTTTCCCTGGCGGTCCGGCCGGATTCGTCTGGAAAGTGTCGGCAACGCCATCGAGCAGGCGGAGGCCGTGGCGTGGTCCCTGACGGGAGCGCCCAGCCGGTATGATGCAAAGCCGTGGTTCTGGTCCGACCAGTATGAGGTGAAGCTGCAGATCGCCGGGCTTTCGGCTGGCTACGATACCGTGACGACGCGCCCCGGCGCGGCAGGCGGCGTGTCCTATTGGTATTACCGCGGCGAAGAGCTGCTTGCGGTCGACGCGATGAACGACCCGCGGGTCTACATGGTCGCCAAGAGGTTGATCGAAGCCGGCAGGTCGCCTTCCGCCGTTATCGTCGGCGATCCCGCGACCGACCTCAAGGCTTTGCTTCAATAG
- a CDS encoding 3-hydroxyacyl-CoA dehydrogenase NAD-binding domain-containing protein, with amino-acid sequence MTEFKQTAVLGAGVIGASWTALFLASGRDVAVYDNSPTVEKTVRDYVARAWPTLEGLGLVKGGSQDRVRFCKSAAEAVEGAAFVQENVPERIEIKHALYREIEASLGADAVVATSASGLTLSEMQEGWKEPGRFVLGHPFNPPHLIPLVEIMGNERTAEGVVEAAERFYGAVGKVTIRVNREVPGHVANRLQAAVWREAIHLVKSGVASVEDVDKAMWAGPGLRWAAMGPTMLFHLGAGEGGLAAFCERYTDSFNRWWDDLGVLHLDPAIAETLVAGVTEEANGQTPADLSARRDALIASIQKAMAPLRAN; translated from the coding sequence CCGAATTCAAGCAAACCGCAGTACTGGGCGCCGGTGTGATCGGTGCGAGCTGGACGGCGCTTTTCCTCGCCTCCGGCCGCGATGTCGCGGTCTACGATAATTCGCCGACCGTCGAGAAGACCGTCCGGGACTATGTCGCCCGCGCCTGGCCGACCCTTGAAGGCCTCGGCCTCGTCAAGGGCGGCAGCCAGGATCGTGTCCGCTTCTGCAAGTCGGCCGCCGAGGCCGTCGAGGGCGCCGCCTTCGTCCAGGAGAACGTGCCCGAGCGCATCGAAATCAAGCACGCTCTCTACCGGGAAATCGAAGCTTCGCTCGGTGCCGACGCCGTGGTCGCGACCTCCGCCTCCGGCCTCACGCTCAGCGAGATGCAGGAGGGCTGGAAGGAGCCCGGCCGCTTTGTCCTCGGCCATCCCTTCAATCCGCCGCACCTCATCCCGCTGGTCGAGATCATGGGTAACGAGCGGACGGCGGAGGGTGTCGTCGAGGCGGCGGAGCGCTTCTACGGGGCGGTGGGCAAGGTCACCATCCGCGTCAACCGCGAGGTGCCCGGCCATGTGGCGAACCGCCTTCAGGCGGCTGTCTGGCGCGAGGCTATCCATCTCGTCAAATCCGGCGTCGCCAGCGTCGAGGATGTCGACAAGGCGATGTGGGCAGGGCCGGGCCTGCGCTGGGCGGCCATGGGGCCGACCATGCTCTTCCATCTCGGCGCCGGGGAGGGCGGCCTTGCCGCCTTCTGCGAGCGCTACACCGACAGCTTCAATCGCTGGTGGGACGATCTCGGCGTCCTTCATCTCGACCCCGCGATCGCCGAGACGCTGGTCGCCGGCGTCACCGAGGAAGCCAATGGCCAGACGCCGGCGGATCTCTCCGCCCGCCGCGACGCCTTGATCGCCAGCATCCAGAAGGCGATGGCGCCGCTTCGCGCGAATTGA
- a CDS encoding 2Fe-2S iron-sulfur cluster-binding protein codes for MPRISIVAKDGTVFEIQAESRTSVMENAVRNSVPGIEAECGGACACATCHVYVDDAWQEKVGPPGPMEADMLDFAYDVRPNSRLSCQIRIADALDGLVVHVPERQS; via the coding sequence ATGCCCAGAATATCGATCGTCGCAAAGGATGGCACCGTATTCGAAATCCAGGCCGAGTCCCGAACGAGTGTCATGGAGAACGCCGTGCGCAACTCCGTGCCGGGCATCGAGGCCGAATGCGGTGGGGCATGCGCCTGCGCGACCTGTCACGTCTATGTCGATGACGCCTGGCAGGAAAAGGTCGGTCCGCCCGGCCCTATGGAGGCGGACATGCTCGACTTTGCCTATGACGTCCGCCCGAACTCGCGGCTCTCCTGCCAGATCAGGATCGCCGACGCGCTCGACGGTTTGGTCGTCCACGTGCCGGAGCGCCAGTCCTGA
- a CDS encoding response regulator transcription factor gives MKIILAEDDSKTSDFLRKGLSQAGYSVECYADGRDALSHCLYNEVDLVVMDRMMPGMDGMAVLKALRAAGKTMPVLFLTSMSDVGDKVEGLMSGADDYLTKPFHFSELLARIVVLARRPTAAKGAALVLTVHDLELDLLSRTARRGDTSIDLQPKEFALLEALMRNAGRMITKTMLLEKVWDFSFDPQTSVVETHMSRLRAKIDKPFAVALIHTMRNVGYCIHAPR, from the coding sequence ATGAAGATCATTCTCGCAGAAGACGACAGCAAGACCTCCGATTTCCTGCGCAAGGGGCTGTCACAGGCAGGATATTCCGTTGAATGCTACGCGGACGGTCGCGACGCCCTGAGCCATTGTCTCTATAACGAGGTCGATCTCGTCGTCATGGACCGCATGATGCCCGGCATGGACGGCATGGCGGTGCTGAAGGCGTTGCGTGCGGCCGGCAAGACGATGCCGGTCCTGTTCCTGACCTCCATGTCCGATGTCGGCGACAAGGTGGAGGGCCTGATGTCCGGCGCGGATGACTACCTCACCAAGCCGTTCCACTTTTCGGAACTTCTCGCGCGCATCGTGGTCCTTGCCCGCCGTCCGACGGCGGCGAAGGGGGCGGCGCTTGTGCTGACGGTTCATGATCTCGAGCTCGACCTTCTCTCGCGCACGGCACGGCGCGGCGATACGAGCATTGACCTGCAGCCGAAGGAGTTTGCTCTTCTGGAGGCGCTCATGCGCAATGCCGGCCGCATGATCACCAAGACCATGCTGCTCGAGAAGGTCTGGGATTTCAGCTTCGACCCGCAGACCTCCGTGGTAGAGACGCATATGAGCAGGTTGCGCGCCAAGATCGACAAGCCCTTCGCGGTCGCCCTGATCCACACGATGCGCAATGTCGGCTATTGCATCCATGCGCCGCGGTAA
- a CDS encoding HAMP domain-containing sensor histidine kinase, whose translation MAVLLALGAILYIVLSGAMERDVDNQLLEEEQLFLQIYDRYGQQALVDAIGQMETPAVAGRRVAGLFDADGRRLAGNLDTLPLSEGWMTLEFNQLLPRPNGLYRLHASSTTPLDGAATLVVGYNIRVLQRTEWQLLYSLLLAGAAVTIASIAAGYAVSRRMFGKLEAMSETLEAVSRGDMAVRIPVSSLNDQIDRIAQRINAHIDRLAVLSDITRNTVNTIAHDLRSPLGRISLEVQQAMVETTGDARLQERMESVLAELEGVTGAFDAIMRISRIRASAGEADFSVVFVAELLAEMQETFTPLLEDMGQRLVCDADLFRGLAVFGDAPMLRQALANLVQNAGRHCPPGTTVTLDAAEDGEGAVVLRVCDDGPGIPADRRSDVLLPFHRVEGGQPAPGSGLGLALVSAVAVRHDASLALSDNGPGLAVSIRFPPRAKINIL comes from the coding sequence ATGGCCGTGCTGCTGGCGCTCGGTGCTATCCTCTATATCGTGCTCAGCGGCGCCATGGAGCGCGATGTGGACAACCAGCTCTTGGAGGAGGAGCAGCTCTTCCTGCAGATATATGACCGATACGGCCAGCAGGCGCTTGTCGACGCCATTGGCCAGATGGAGACGCCCGCGGTGGCCGGTCGCCGGGTGGCTGGACTGTTCGATGCAGACGGGCGGCGGCTCGCCGGCAATCTCGATACCCTGCCCCTTTCCGAAGGCTGGATGACGCTTGAATTCAACCAGCTCCTGCCGCGCCCGAACGGGCTCTATCGTCTTCATGCCAGCAGTACCACTCCGCTTGACGGGGCGGCGACACTCGTCGTCGGGTACAATATCCGGGTACTGCAACGGACGGAATGGCAACTGCTCTATTCGCTGCTGCTCGCCGGTGCCGCAGTGACGATTGCATCGATAGCGGCGGGCTATGCGGTAAGCCGACGGATGTTCGGCAAGCTGGAGGCGATGTCGGAGACGCTTGAAGCCGTGTCGCGCGGGGATATGGCGGTACGTATCCCCGTGTCGTCCTTGAATGACCAGATCGACAGGATCGCGCAGCGCATCAACGCGCATATCGATCGGCTTGCGGTGTTGTCCGACATTACCAGGAACACGGTCAACACGATCGCCCACGACCTGCGCTCGCCGCTCGGCCGGATCTCCCTGGAGGTGCAGCAGGCCATGGTCGAGACGACCGGCGATGCCCGGCTGCAGGAGAGAATGGAGAGCGTCCTTGCGGAACTGGAGGGCGTCACGGGCGCGTTCGATGCGATCATGCGCATTTCCCGCATTCGGGCTTCGGCGGGTGAGGCGGACTTTTCGGTGGTGTTCGTCGCGGAGCTGCTGGCCGAGATGCAGGAGACCTTCACGCCGCTGCTGGAGGACATGGGGCAAAGGCTGGTCTGCGATGCCGACCTTTTCCGGGGGCTTGCCGTTTTCGGCGATGCCCCCATGCTGCGGCAGGCTCTCGCCAATCTCGTCCAGAATGCCGGCCGGCATTGTCCGCCGGGCACCACCGTCACCCTGGATGCGGCGGAGGACGGGGAGGGGGCGGTGGTGCTGCGGGTCTGCGACGACGGGCCGGGCATTCCCGCCGACCGGCGCAGCGACGTGCTCCTGCCCTTCCACCGGGTCGAAGGCGGCCAGCCCGCGCCGGGATCCGGGCTCGGGCTTGCACTCGTCAGCGCTGTCGCCGTCCGGCATGACGCGTCACTCGCCCTGTCGGACAATGGCCCCGGCCTTGCGGTTTCGATCCGGTTTCCGCCCCGGGCGAAAATCAATATTCTGTAA